The window TGCGCACAAGAGTCCTAGCAGGTAGACGGTTAGTGCCATCCTACGGTGGTCCCCGCGAATCGATAAAGACGCGGATCGATAGAGACCGGGGCGGGGAACCGGGAACGTGGCAGCCCGGCGAGCCGTAAAGTCGGGGCCGGATGGTACAGCTATGGATAGAGTTGAAAGCGACAAGTTCGAGCTGCCTGCCGGTCGCCCTCCCCTGCGCGTCATCGCCGGGGAGGGGGCCCGCCGCCAGCACCGCCCGGCAAAGGACACCACCCATATGCACACGGCCATCTCCGCCCCGGTGTCCCGCCATGTCTGAGGACGTCGCGGCGGCCACCACTCTTCCCGCAACCGCCGCGGAAACCAGCCCGGACAATCCCTGGCCGCTGCAACTGCTGTCCCAAAAACTCAAGGTGCACATCGACCGTGCACCGTCGGCATGGGTCGAGGGCCAGGTCATCGAACTGAACCGGCGGGGCACCAACGCCTACCTGACGTTGCGCGACGTCGACGCGGAGATCTCCCTTCCAGCCTCCGTCTGGACCAAGGTGCTGGACCGGCAGGAGATTCCGTTGGAACGCGGCTCCCGCGTGGTGGCGCTGCTCAAGACCGAATTCTGGCTGAAGACAGGCCGATTGAACATGTCCGTGAAGGACATCCGGCCGGTGGGCCTCGGGGACCTCCTCGCCAGAATCGAGCGGCTGCGGCACGCCCTGGCCGCGGAGGGCCTGTTCTCCGAGGCCCGCAAGAAACCCTTGCCGTTGCTGCCGCACCGGATCGGCCTCATCACCGGCCGCGACTCGGACGCCAAAAAGGATGTGCTCCGCAACGCTGCCCTGCGCTGGCCCGCCGTCGAGTTTGAAATCCGGGAGGTGGCCGTCCAGGGCAACACCGCCGTGGCACAGGTTGTTGCTGCGCTGCGCGAACTGGACGCCCACCCGGTGGTGGATGTGATCGTTATCGCCCGCGGTGGCGGAGCCCTCGAGGACTTGCTGCCGTTCAGCAGCGAGGAACTCATCCGGGCGGTGTCGGCCGCTGCCACTCCGGTGGTCAGTGCCATCGGTCACGAGGCGGACAGGCCCATCCTTGACGACGTCGCGGATCTGCGCGCCTCCACCCCGACCGACGCCGCAAAACGGATCGTTCCGGACGTCGTCGAAGAGCTGGCCCGTGTGCGCCAGGCCCGGGATCAACTCCGGCGTGGCGCCACCCGGCTGGTGGAGCGCGAGGGGGACCGCCTGGCCGCGCTGCGCTCCCGCCCCGTGCTGGCCTCCCCCGAGGTCATGGTCAGCACCCGGCACGACGACGTCGAACGGCTCAAGGGCCGGTCCCGGGCCGCGGTCACCACCGCCGTCGTCCGCGCGACCGACCAATTGGCCCATTTGAAGGCCCAGGTCCGTGCACTTTCGCCGCAGAAGACCCTTGACCGGGGGTACGCGGTGGTCCAGCTGGCCGACGGCACCGCGGCTCCCGGCACCCGCCGGGACGTGGTGCGGCGCCCGGACCAGGCCCCGCCGGGCACGCCCCTGGCGGTCCGCGTTGCCGGCGGCCGGTTTAACGCCGAATCGACCGGTGGCCTGGAACCCTCCGACAAATAATTGAGAATTCCACCCGACCGGTCTTCCCCCGGGACACAGCAAGGAGCACCACGCCATGGCAGCAGAAACCACGCCCAACGCCGACATTGAGGAACTCAACTACGAGGACGCACGCGAACAGCTCGTCGGCGTCGTCAGCAAACTCGAGGCCGGCGGGGCCAGCCTCGAAGAGTCGCTGGCACTGTGGGAACGCGGGGAGGAGCTGGCCAAGCGCTGCGAAGACTGGCTGGAGGGAGCCCGCAAGCGCTTGTCCGCGGCGCGGGGGCAGGCCACGCCGGAGGGGTGATCGGCGCCGGGCCGTCAGGAACGCTCGACCAGTTCCCGCTCCATCGCCACGTCGAGGTCCGGAACCGGCCACTCCAGCTTGAGCCCTTCCAGCGCATCGAGAAGGAGCTGCTGGACC is drawn from Micrococcaceae bacterium Sec5.8 and contains these coding sequences:
- the xseA gene encoding exodeoxyribonuclease VII large subunit, with the protein product MSEDVAAATTLPATAAETSPDNPWPLQLLSQKLKVHIDRAPSAWVEGQVIELNRRGTNAYLTLRDVDAEISLPASVWTKVLDRQEIPLERGSRVVALLKTEFWLKTGRLNMSVKDIRPVGLGDLLARIERLRHALAAEGLFSEARKKPLPLLPHRIGLITGRDSDAKKDVLRNAALRWPAVEFEIREVAVQGNTAVAQVVAALRELDAHPVVDVIVIARGGGALEDLLPFSSEELIRAVSAAATPVVSAIGHEADRPILDDVADLRASTPTDAAKRIVPDVVEELARVRQARDQLRRGATRLVEREGDRLAALRSRPVLASPEVMVSTRHDDVERLKGRSRAAVTTAVVRATDQLAHLKAQVRALSPQKTLDRGYAVVQLADGTAAPGTRRDVVRRPDQAPPGTPLAVRVAGGRFNAESTGGLEPSDK
- a CDS encoding exodeoxyribonuclease VII small subunit, with protein sequence MAAETTPNADIEELNYEDAREQLVGVVSKLEAGGASLEESLALWERGEELAKRCEDWLEGARKRLSAARGQATPEG